The Longimicrobiaceae bacterium sequence TCACCTCCGCGCAGCTGGTGCAGCTCCTCGAGAAGCTGCGCGCCGCCGACCAGCTCGACATCCTCAAGCTGGTCCACTTCCACCTCGGCTCACAGATCACCGACATCCGCAACGTCAAGATCGCGATGACGGAGGTCAGCCGCTTCTACGTGGAGCTGCGGCAGATGGGGGTGGAGATCAGCCACGTCGACGTGGGCGGCGGCCTCGGGGTGGACTACGACGGCAGCCGGTCGACCGTACACGCCAGCGTCAACTACACCATCCAGGAGTACGCGAACGACATCATCTACTCTCTGGCAGAGGCCTGCCGGGAGAACGAAATCCCCATGCCGCACGTGATCTCCGAGTCGGGCCGGGCGCTCACGGCGCACCATGCCCTGCTCCTGATCAAGGTGATCGACCTGGAGACGCAGAGCGTCGAGCCCCCGGAGGAGATCAGCGAGGACGCCCACCCCATCGTGCAGGATCTGGCGGCGAGTTATCGGGAGATCGGGAAGGGGAACCTGCGGGAGATCTACCACGACGCCACCTTCGCCAAGGACCAGACCCAGCACCTCTTCAACACGGGGGTGCTCTCGCTGGAGGAGCGGGCGCTCGCGGAGCGGCTCCACCTGGCGATCCTGAACCGCATCCAGGAGCAGGCGTCGCGGGAGCCGGAGGAGTACGAGGACATCCTGCCGGAGATCGACACGATCCTGACGGATCGCTACTTCTGCAACTTCTCGCTCTTCCAGTCACTCCCCGACTCCTGGGCGATCGACCAGGTCTTCCCGATCATGCCGATCCATCGGCTGCAGGAGGAGCCCACCCGGCGCGGCACGCTGCAGGACGTCACCTGCGACTCGGACGGGAAGATCGATCGCTTCGCGGGGGGAAAACCGGTGGGGCGAACGCTGCGGCTGCACAGCGTGCCGCCGGGGGAGCCTTACATCCTGGGGATCTTCCTCTCCGGCGCCTACCAGGAGATCCTGGGCGACCTGCACAACCTCTTCGGCGACACCAACGCCGTGCACCTCCGCCTGCGTCCCGACGGCGGCTACGAGATCACTGACCTCGTGCACGGCGACACCATCACCGAGGTGCTCAACTACGTGCAGTTCGACGCCCAGGCCCTGATCGCCACCTTCCGGCGCAAGGTCCAGCGTGCCCGCCTCGACCGCCAGGAGGCCAACACCTTCATTGCGGAATTCATCGACGGCCTGGCGGGATATACGTACCTCGAGGGCGAGATTGGCGAGTAGGCCGGCGGGGCATGGAATTACGAATTACGAATTACGAATTACCTGGTCGCCTGCCGTCATCCTGACCGGAGCCGTGACGGTGCCTCCGCGCGATCCTTCACTTCGCTCAGGATGACCCCGGCTAGGCTCACGATGGTCGCTCCCGGCTCAGGACGACACGTCAGGCTCGTGATGGCAACGTCGGCTCGAGATGCTAACGCAGCTCGGGTTGGCCGAATCAGTTCGGGACGGGCAGCACGGCCCGGTCGCAATTCGTAATTCGTAATTCGTAATTCGTAACTGTCCCCCCGATCTCACCCTTTCTGCGCCGCCATACTGCGCGCCACCTCCTCCCGCACCGCTTCCAGCACCCGCTCCACCGCCTCCTCGGGGGGGACGGGCACGAGGGCGCCGGCGGCCTTGACGTGGCCGCCGCCGCCGAACTCGCGGGCCACGCGGTTCACGTCGGCCTCTCCGTTGGAGCGGAAGGAGATCTTCGTCTCCCCTTCGGAAGTCTCGCGGAAAAGGATGGCCACGCGCGTTCCCTCGACGGAGCGCGCGTGATCGATGAGACCCTCGTAGTCCTCGGGGTTGGTCTGCAGGCGCGCGTCCACCTCGCGGGGGAGAACCATCCAGGAGATGCCGGCCTCGGGATCCACCTCGAGGGCGGCGAGC is a genomic window containing:
- the speA gene encoding biosynthetic arginine decarboxylase, whose protein sequence is MENAWTLADARELYNVEGWGIGYFGINEAGHVTVHPSKDPENGLDLFELAMDLEAQGVGLPLLLRFSDILRTRVQTLAERFQRAIAEFGYEGSYTTVYPVKVNQQRHVVEEILAYGRPFGVGLEVGSKPELQAVLALTDSTDHIIVCNGYKDEEFMRLALMGQKLGHQVFIVLEKLNEVDILLKVAKQMGVKPTAGVRIKLASAGSGKWAESGGERSKFGLTSAQLVQLLEKLRAADQLDILKLVHFHLGSQITDIRNVKIAMTEVSRFYVELRQMGVEISHVDVGGGLGVDYDGSRSTVHASVNYTIQEYANDIIYSLAEACRENEIPMPHVISESGRALTAHHALLLIKVIDLETQSVEPPEEISEDAHPIVQDLAASYREIGKGNLREIYHDATFAKDQTQHLFNTGVLSLEERALAERLHLAILNRIQEQASREPEEYEDILPEIDTILTDRYFCNFSLFQSLPDSWAIDQVFPIMPIHRLQEEPTRRGTLQDVTCDSDGKIDRFAGGKPVGRTLRLHSVPPGEPYILGIFLSGAYQEILGDLHNLFGDTNAVHLRLRPDGGYEITDLVHGDTITEVLNYVQFDAQALIATFRRKVQRARLDRQEANTFIAEFIDGLAGYTYLEGEIGE